A portion of the Sabethes cyaneus chromosome 3, idSabCyanKW18_F2, whole genome shotgun sequence genome contains these proteins:
- the LOC128739392 gene encoding uncharacterized protein LOC128739392: protein MGRLQSTGSNLMDNGIRFSFVLSSVVISVLSLGNYVRYGQMWKILGKLDRFDQQVNEINAPVDHGSQKRQFMQSMSFIVISCILLSILNNAALSADYGSLTVRMAIVFSFLFFNVPFSLINHNVFFTCQLVYRRLKHINEILAVHFVPPKKAGMMILNELPATKSNRWDKAALLNRLATQWDEMGQVVQMINTVFWGQIIYITTTNMMVLTFSLFTFYRTAITQDERQRMMAIIYVQNSLYYVVMLSAVIGTFDAIKRQAEKTAVFVHKAYREVENNHVQDALVYFSQQLNYKPIVISCRYFVCDWTMGMMIIGTVTSYLVILIQFDDALGPAMKKQL from the exons ATGGGACGGCTCCAGTCAACCGGATCAAACCTCATGGACAACGGAATTCGGTTTAGCTTTGTGCTGAGTTCTGTTGTAATCAGCGTGCTATCCCTCGGAAACTATGTACGTTATGGACAAATGTGGAAAATTTTGGGAAAACTCGATCGATTCGACCAACAG gttAATGAAATCAACGCACCAGTGGACCACGGAAGTCAAAAGCGACAATTCATGCAGTCTATGTCATTCATCGTAATAAGCTGCATCCTGCTATCGATACTGAACAATGCGGCACTCTCCGCTGATTATGGATCGTTGACAGTTCGAATGGCAATTGTATTCTCCTTTCTTTTCTTCAATGTCCCATTTAGCTTGATCAACCACAATGTTTTCTTCACGTGTCAACTGGTATACCGCCGACTAAAACACATCAACGAAATACTGGCAGTACACTTTGTACCACCGAAGAAAGCTGGCATGATGATCCTGAACGAACTGCCGGCAACAAAGTCCAATCGCTGGGACAAAGCAGCCCTTCTCAATCGGCTCGCTACACAATGGGACGAAATGGGTCAAGTAGTACAAATGATCAACACTGTTTTTTGGGGtcaaattatttacattacCACCACCAATATGATGGTGTTGACGTTCAGTCTGTTTACCTTCTATCGTACGGCAATCACTCAGGATGAACGCCAGCGCATGATGGCCATCATCTACGTACAAAATAGTTTATATTATGTGGTGATGTTAAGTGCTGTTATTGGGACATTCGATGCCATTAAGCGACAA GCTGAAAAGACTGCAGTTTTCGTGCACAAAGCGTATCGAGAGGTGGAGAACAATCACGTCCAGGATGCGTTGGTGTATTTTTCGCAACAACTGAACTACAAACCGATCGTGATAAGCTGTAGATATTTCGTGTGTGATTGGACTATGGGAATGATG ATCATCGGAACAGTCACCTCGTATCTGGTAATATTGATTCAATTTGATGACGCATTAGGTCCAGCGATGAAGAAACAACTTTAA